The following proteins are encoded in a genomic region of Nocardioides sp. cx-173:
- the ftsH gene encoding ATP-dependent zinc metalloprotease FtsH, protein MKRIFKGPWVWIAVAVVGVLLALQFLAPGGGYDEVPTSRMESYIAKGEVKDITFIDGDQAIQATLDSGVRDSGDKVVAYYIKGQQQGILKAVDEQVAKGTIKEANSENPQPSLLGSILATLLPFALIILLFLFLMNQVQGGGGRGVMQFGKSKAKLITKDMPKTTFADVAGANEAIQELGEIKEFLQEPAKFQAVGAKIPKGVLLYGPPGTGKTLLARAVAGEAGVPFYSISGSDFVEMFVGVGASRVRDLFEQAKENAPAIVFIDEIDAVGRHRGAGMGGGHDEREQTLNQLLVEMDGFDVRGGVILIAATNRPDVLDPALLRPGRFDRQIGVDAPDLAGRKKILEVHSRGKPMAPDIDLMSYARRTPGFTGADLANVLNEAALLTARNNEKVITDEALDEAIDRVIAGPQRSSRLMSEKEKLITAYHEGGHALVAAALPGTDPVHKITILPRGRALGYTMVLPDEDKYSQTRSEMLDQLAYMLGGRAAEEMVFHDPTTGAGNDIEKATSLARAMVTQYGMTERLGAIKLGDSNSEPFLGRDMGHQRNYSEDVAAMIDDETKKFLAAAHQEAFDILEENRDVLDSLVLALLDKETLDKQEVAEIFTPLRRRPERPAWTGSPNRNPSDIPPIEIPQEIRDRVAANGQGIDEESAGAIITPPGSGGDVHGGPPPAGGAPTPGPGLSSESLDG, encoded by the coding sequence GTGAAGCGCATTTTCAAGGGTCCCTGGGTGTGGATCGCGGTCGCCGTCGTCGGTGTGCTCCTCGCCCTCCAGTTCCTCGCGCCCGGAGGCGGGTACGACGAGGTGCCGACGTCGCGGATGGAGTCCTACATCGCCAAGGGCGAGGTGAAGGACATCACCTTCATCGACGGGGACCAGGCGATCCAGGCCACCCTCGACTCCGGGGTGCGCGACAGCGGCGACAAGGTCGTCGCCTACTACATCAAGGGCCAGCAGCAGGGCATCTTGAAGGCGGTCGACGAGCAGGTCGCGAAGGGGACGATCAAGGAGGCCAACTCCGAGAACCCCCAGCCGAGCCTGCTCGGCTCGATCCTGGCGACGCTGCTGCCGTTCGCGCTGATCATCCTGCTGTTCCTGTTCCTGATGAACCAGGTCCAAGGTGGCGGTGGCCGCGGCGTGATGCAGTTCGGCAAGTCCAAGGCCAAGCTGATCACCAAGGACATGCCCAAGACGACGTTCGCCGACGTCGCCGGCGCCAACGAGGCGATCCAGGAGCTCGGCGAGATCAAGGAGTTCCTCCAGGAGCCGGCGAAGTTCCAGGCGGTCGGCGCCAAGATCCCCAAGGGCGTGCTGCTCTACGGGCCTCCGGGCACCGGCAAGACCCTGCTGGCGCGCGCCGTGGCGGGCGAGGCGGGCGTCCCCTTCTACTCCATCTCCGGCTCCGACTTCGTCGAGATGTTCGTCGGCGTCGGCGCCAGCCGGGTGCGCGACCTGTTCGAGCAGGCCAAGGAGAACGCCCCCGCGATCGTCTTCATCGACGAGATCGACGCCGTGGGTCGTCACCGCGGCGCCGGCATGGGCGGCGGCCACGACGAGCGCGAGCAGACCCTCAACCAGCTCCTCGTCGAGATGGACGGCTTCGACGTGCGCGGCGGGGTCATCCTGATCGCGGCCACCAACCGGCCCGACGTCCTCGACCCCGCGCTGCTGCGTCCGGGCCGCTTCGACCGCCAGATCGGCGTCGACGCCCCCGACCTCGCCGGCCGCAAGAAGATCCTCGAGGTGCACTCGCGCGGCAAGCCCATGGCGCCCGACATCGACCTGATGTCCTACGCCCGTCGTACGCCGGGCTTCACCGGCGCCGACCTCGCCAACGTCCTCAACGAGGCCGCGCTCCTCACCGCGCGCAACAACGAGAAGGTCATCACCGACGAGGCGCTCGACGAGGCCATCGACCGGGTGATCGCCGGCCCACAGCGCAGCTCGCGCCTGATGAGCGAGAAGGAGAAGCTCATCACCGCCTACCACGAGGGCGGGCACGCCCTGGTGGCCGCGGCGCTGCCCGGCACCGACCCGGTGCACAAGATCACGATCCTTCCGCGCGGCCGCGCCCTCGGCTACACGATGGTGCTCCCGGACGAGGACAAGTACTCCCAGACCCGCTCGGAGATGCTCGACCAGCTGGCCTACATGCTCGGTGGCCGGGCCGCGGAGGAGATGGTCTTCCACGACCCCACCACCGGCGCCGGCAACGACATCGAGAAGGCCACGAGCCTGGCCCGCGCGATGGTCACGCAGTACGGCATGACCGAGCGGCTGGGCGCGATCAAGCTCGGCGACTCCAACTCCGAGCCGTTCCTCGGCCGCGACATGGGTCACCAGCGCAACTACTCCGAGGACGTCGCCGCGATGATCGACGACGAGACCAAGAAGTTCCTCGCCGCCGCCCACCAGGAGGCGTTCGACATCCTCGAGGAGAACCGCGACGTCCTCGACTCCCTGGTCCTCGCGCTGCTCGACAAGGAGACGCTGGACAAGCAAGAGGTGGCCGAGATCTTCACGCCGCTGCGTCGGCGCCCCGAGCGGCCGGCGTGGACCGGGTCGCCCAACCGCAACCCCTCCGACATCCCGCCGATCGAGATCCCGCAGGAGATCCGCGACCGCGTGGCCGCCAACGGCCAGGGCATCGACGAGGAGAGCGCGGGCGCCATCATCACCCCGCCCGGCAGCGGTGGCGACGTGCACGGGGGACCGCCCCCAGCTGGCGGCGCGCCCACTCCGGGCCCGGGACTGTCGAGCGAGTCGCTCGATGGCTGA
- the folE gene encoding GTP cyclohydrolase I FolE, whose product MADPISTPTRTPDEIPAFDHDRAAAAVRELLFAIGEDPDREGLRETPKRVARAYEELTHGLRQSPQDVLTTTFDLGHDEMVLVRDIELWSMCEHHLVPFTGVAHVGYIPAETGKITGLSKLARLVDVYAKRPQVQERLTTQVADALMKILEARGVIVVIEAEHLCMTMRGVRKAGARTITSAVRGIMHNAATRSEAMALIHRSH is encoded by the coding sequence ATGGCTGACCCGATCAGCACGCCGACGCGCACCCCCGACGAGATCCCCGCGTTCGACCACGACCGAGCGGCGGCGGCCGTGCGGGAGCTGCTCTTCGCGATCGGCGAGGACCCCGACCGTGAGGGTCTCCGCGAGACGCCGAAGCGGGTGGCGCGCGCCTACGAGGAGCTGACCCACGGCCTGCGCCAGAGCCCTCAGGACGTGCTCACCACGACGTTCGACCTGGGCCACGACGAGATGGTCCTGGTCCGCGACATCGAGCTCTGGTCGATGTGCGAGCACCACCTGGTGCCGTTCACCGGGGTCGCGCACGTCGGCTACATCCCGGCCGAGACCGGCAAGATCACCGGGCTCTCCAAGCTGGCCCGGCTGGTCGACGTCTATGCCAAGCGCCCGCAGGTGCAGGAGCGCCTCACCACCCAGGTCGCCGACGCTCTCATGAAGATCCTCGAGGCGCGTGGGGTGATCGTGGTGATCGAGGCCGAGCACCTCTGCATGACCATGCGGGGGGTCCGCAAGGCGGGCGCCCGCACGATCACCTCCGCCGTGCGCGGCATCATGCACAACGCCGCCACGCGGTCCGAGGCCATGGCGCTGATCCACCGCAGCCACTGA
- a CDS encoding cephalosporin hydroxylase family protein: protein MSPRVWDRLKAVGSPPPPARKRPARPPTPAPTAAQRRRRALKAMSLTQLAEHFGTDKSGMHFYTPHYERHFGHLRKERFTLLEIGIGGYVRDQQGGASLQMWKFFFPNARIVGLDIEDKSFVRAHRIDTYQGSQDDESLLRRIAAEAGPLTVVVDDGSHRPEHIRKTFQVLFPLLEEGGIYAIEDTQTSYWPEWGGSEDRHDPTTTMALVKDLVDGLNYEEYVDESYEPTYTDLHVVAVHCYHNLVFIEKGRNAEGTNRRSVLRERYADTDAP, encoded by the coding sequence GTGAGCCCCCGGGTGTGGGACCGCCTCAAGGCGGTCGGGTCCCCGCCGCCCCCGGCGCGGAAGAGGCCCGCCCGCCCCCCGACCCCGGCCCCCACCGCCGCCCAGCGGCGCCGCCGGGCGCTCAAGGCGATGTCGCTCACCCAGCTGGCCGAGCACTTCGGCACCGACAAGAGCGGGATGCACTTCTACACGCCGCACTACGAGCGTCACTTCGGCCACCTGCGCAAGGAGCGGTTCACGCTGCTCGAGATCGGCATCGGCGGCTACGTCCGTGACCAGCAGGGCGGTGCCTCCCTGCAGATGTGGAAGTTCTTCTTCCCCAACGCGCGGATCGTCGGCCTGGACATCGAGGACAAGTCCTTCGTCCGGGCCCATCGCATCGACACCTACCAGGGCAGCCAGGACGACGAGTCGCTGCTGCGCCGCATCGCCGCGGAGGCGGGTCCGCTCACGGTGGTCGTCGACGACGGCAGCCACCGCCCCGAGCACATCCGCAAGACCTTCCAGGTGCTCTTCCCGCTCCTGGAGGAGGGCGGGATCTACGCCATCGAGGACACCCAGACGTCCTACTGGCCCGAGTGGGGCGGCAGCGAGGACCGGCACGACCCGACGACCACGATGGCGCTGGTCAAGGACCTGGTCGACGGCCTCAACTACGAGGAGTACGTCGACGAGTCCTACGAGCCGACCTACACCGATCTCCACGTCGTGGCCGTGCACTGCTACCACAACCTCGTGTTCATCGAGAAGGGCCGCAACGCCGAGGGCACCAACCGGCGCTCGGTCCTGCGCGAGCGCTACGCCGACACCGACGCGCCGTAG
- a CDS encoding class I SAM-dependent methyltransferase, with protein MRRHDLLRALHEVLQPRTYLEIGVNNGRSLTLSRTRSIGIDPFFTVVSELLCDLHLVRTTSDEFFAREHPLAHFEEPLIDLAFIDGMHLSEYALRDLINVERFCHPGSVVVLDDMLPRNVGQARRVRESQSGGGWTGDVYKVAEVLRTHRPDLVCLEVDTQPTGTAVVLGLDAGSRVLLEAYDDLLEVFVVPDPQPVPDEVLGRTRAHDAADLLARPLWADLVAARADDAAGARERVTAALADLRPVGA; from the coding sequence ATGCGACGCCACGACCTGCTCCGCGCGCTGCACGAGGTGCTCCAGCCGCGGACCTACCTCGAGATCGGCGTCAACAACGGCCGCAGCCTGACCCTGTCCCGGACCCGGTCCATCGGCATCGACCCCTTCTTCACGGTCGTGTCCGAGCTGCTCTGCGACCTCCACCTGGTCCGCACGACCAGCGACGAGTTCTTCGCCCGCGAGCACCCGTTGGCCCACTTCGAGGAGCCGCTCATCGACCTGGCGTTCATCGACGGCATGCACCTGTCGGAGTACGCGCTGCGCGACCTCATCAACGTCGAGCGCTTCTGTCACCCGGGGTCCGTGGTGGTCCTCGACGACATGCTGCCGCGCAACGTGGGGCAGGCGCGACGAGTCCGCGAGAGCCAGAGCGGGGGCGGGTGGACGGGGGACGTCTACAAGGTGGCCGAGGTGCTGCGCACGCACCGGCCGGACCTGGTGTGCCTCGAGGTGGACACCCAGCCGACCGGCACGGCCGTGGTCCTCGGGCTCGACGCGGGGTCGCGGGTGCTGCTGGAGGCCTACGACGACCTGCTGGAGGTTTTCGTCGTGCCCGACCCGCAGCCGGTGCCCGACGAGGTGCTGGGGCGCACCCGCGCGCACGATGCCGCCGACCTGCTCGCCCGACCCCTCTGGGCGGACCTGGTGGCCGCACGCGCCGACGACGCGGCCGGGGCGCGGGAGCGGGTGACGGCGGCGCTCGCCGACCTGCGCCCGGTGGGGGCCTGA
- the folP gene encoding dihydropteroate synthase, translating into MGVVNVTPDSFSDGGRYADTPRAVAHGRGLLADGADLLDIGGESTRPGATRPLVSEELDRVVPVIEALAGDGATVSVDTMRAEVARAAIAAGATVVNDVSGGLADPEILEVVAETGATYVAMHWRGHADRMQRLASYDGPGGVVAAVREELAERVRAIRSAGVSDAQVVLDPGLGFAKGATHNWELLAGLDQIAALGFPLLVGASRKSFLGRLLADEAGEPRPVDQREAANVALTVLLAQRGIWGVRVHDVRSSRDALKVLERLAHPTSPKESA; encoded by the coding sequence ATGGGCGTCGTGAACGTCACGCCCGACTCGTTCTCCGACGGCGGACGGTACGCCGACACCCCCCGCGCGGTCGCGCACGGCCGCGGGCTCCTGGCCGACGGCGCGGACCTGCTCGACATCGGGGGAGAGTCGACGCGGCCCGGGGCGACGCGGCCGCTCGTGAGCGAGGAGCTGGACCGGGTCGTGCCGGTGATCGAGGCCCTCGCCGGTGACGGCGCCACGGTGTCGGTCGACACGATGCGCGCCGAGGTGGCGCGGGCGGCGATCGCGGCCGGCGCCACGGTCGTCAACGACGTGTCGGGTGGTCTGGCCGACCCGGAGATCCTCGAGGTGGTCGCCGAGACCGGTGCGACGTACGTCGCCATGCACTGGCGGGGTCACGCCGACCGCATGCAGCGCCTGGCGTCGTACGACGGTCCGGGCGGGGTGGTCGCGGCGGTGCGCGAGGAGCTCGCCGAGCGCGTGCGCGCGATCCGCTCCGCCGGGGTCTCCGACGCGCAGGTCGTGCTCGACCCGGGCCTCGGCTTCGCCAAGGGGGCGACGCACAACTGGGAGCTGCTGGCGGGCCTCGACCAGATCGCAGCCCTCGGCTTCCCCCTCCTCGTGGGCGCCAGTCGCAAGTCGTTCCTCGGCCGGCTGCTCGCCGACGAGGCCGGCGAGCCGCGGCCGGTGGACCAGCGCGAGGCGGCCAACGTGGCCCTGACCGTGCTGCTCGCGCAGCGCGGGATCTGGGGGGTGCGCGTGCATGATGTGCGGTCCAGCCGCGACGCGCTCAAGGTGCTCGAGCGCCTGGCACACCCGACCTCTCCGAAGGAGTCCGCATGA
- the folB gene encoding dihydroneopterin aldolase: MTDELAVLGIECYGHHGVFDFERREGQTFVIDLSLGLDTAAAAASDDLQDTVDYGSLVASVKAAVEKDPVDLIETLAQRIAGICLLDARVEWARVTVHKPDAPIDATFQDVALTITRKREGRP; the protein is encoded by the coding sequence ATGACCGACGAGCTCGCCGTCCTCGGCATCGAGTGCTACGGCCACCACGGGGTGTTCGACTTCGAGAGGCGCGAGGGCCAGACCTTCGTGATCGATCTCTCACTGGGCCTCGACACGGCTGCTGCAGCAGCCTCCGACGACTTGCAAGACACCGTGGACTACGGGAGTCTCGTCGCCTCGGTGAAAGCCGCCGTGGAGAAAGATCCGGTCGACCTGATCGAGACGCTCGCCCAGCGGATAGCGGGCATCTGCCTCTTGGATGCTCGTGTTGAATGGGCTCGGGTGACCGTTCACAAGCCGGATGCCCCCATCGACGCGACGTTCCAGGACGTGGCGCTCACGATCACCCGGAAACGCGAGGGCCGCCCGTGA
- the folK gene encoding 2-amino-4-hydroxy-6-hydroxymethyldihydropteridine diphosphokinase has product MTETPNPHIIDADTLTGEMRPIRRAVLALGSNLGDKLASLQGAVEAIADTPDVWVTAVSPVYETAPVDSPEGADTYLNAVLLVDTTLAAHRLMDRALAIEDAFDRERTDVPNAPRTLDVDLIVVGDRRSDDEHLRLPHPRAAERPFVLRPWLDVEPDAVFPDRGPVADLLDGLGTDGLTRREDLALDLG; this is encoded by the coding sequence GTGACTGAGACCCCCAACCCGCACATCATCGACGCGGACACACTGACCGGTGAGATGCGACCGATCCGGCGTGCGGTGCTGGCTCTGGGCTCCAACCTCGGCGACAAGCTGGCCAGCCTGCAGGGTGCTGTCGAGGCGATCGCGGACACCCCCGACGTGTGGGTCACCGCCGTCTCGCCGGTCTACGAGACCGCGCCCGTCGACTCGCCCGAAGGTGCCGACACCTACCTCAACGCGGTCCTCCTGGTCGACACGACGCTGGCCGCGCACCGGCTCATGGACCGCGCGCTCGCGATCGAGGACGCCTTCGACCGCGAGCGGACCGACGTCCCCAACGCGCCGCGCACGCTCGACGTCGACCTGATCGTCGTCGGCGATCGTCGCAGCGACGACGAGCACCTGCGCCTGCCGCACCCGCGCGCGGCCGAGCGCCCGTTCGTGCTCCGGCCGTGGCTCGACGTCGAGCCCGACGCCGTGTTCCCCGACCGCGGCCCGGTCGCCGACCTGCTCGACGGCCTCGGGACCGACGGGCTCACCCGGCGCGAGGACCTCGCGCTCGACCTGGGGTGA
- a CDS encoding DUF3180 domain-containing protein, with amino-acid sequence MTQHPGGDAPQGSLRPTPPAAVAAWAVVGLALGWLLHPLSERLSGTAPVVSWPQPLALVLVAAILGGTAHATWRSVHVRRERLEAHQAVNRLVLARACAYVGALAGGGYLGYALSWIGSESELADQRLVRSAVAAVGGLAMVVTALLLERACRVRVDDDDPT; translated from the coding sequence GTGACCCAGCACCCCGGCGGCGACGCGCCGCAGGGCTCGTTGCGGCCGACGCCACCCGCGGCCGTGGCCGCCTGGGCCGTCGTCGGCCTCGCGCTCGGCTGGCTGCTGCACCCCCTCTCGGAGCGCCTGTCCGGGACCGCGCCCGTGGTCTCCTGGCCGCAGCCCCTCGCGCTGGTCCTCGTCGCGGCCATCCTCGGCGGCACGGCTCACGCCACCTGGCGCTCGGTGCACGTGCGCCGCGAGCGGCTCGAGGCGCACCAGGCCGTCAACCGGCTGGTGCTCGCGCGCGCGTGCGCGTACGTCGGAGCGCTGGCCGGAGGCGGCTACCTCGGCTACGCGCTGAGCTGGATCGGCTCGGAGTCCGAGCTGGCCGACCAGCGGCTCGTGCGCTCGGCCGTCGCCGCCGTCGGCGGGCTCGCGATGGTCGTCACCGCCCTGTTGCTCGAGCGCGCCTGCCGCGTGCGCGTGGACGACGACGACCCCACCTGA
- a CDS encoding GNAT family N-acetyltransferase — MSTDESRFLSDPDELLPQRPGLPVGWRVETPDPGDRFTLARLTHLLRAHERHGRGWAASGLDDVLVEVSESGLRTRENVVVRDASGEVQAWGSVHDRAGGRMLFLHIVSRDLPEGLGRSCSDVLVEWAVGQARAVGRARGLEVQQIDTGAFADDDRQHRWLAAAGFRCVRTWWQMSRPVTPDEATLVPSPERWATDRASFRLVRRGRDGMPDEDDLREVHDVLEGAFVDHFNSWAETFDEFVHRLREDPGHRWDHWWVAEVDDGDGVTPVGALIGTHSESANGPDGSYVSYIGVLEEARGRGVAKGLLHTVIADAAARGRDRVTLEVDADSSTGADGLYVSMGWQTKYVTESWHRDVPVTDEG, encoded by the coding sequence GTGAGCACCGACGAGTCCCGATTCCTGAGTGACCCCGACGAGCTCCTGCCGCAGCGGCCCGGGCTGCCCGTGGGCTGGCGCGTCGAGACCCCCGACCCGGGCGACCGGTTCACCCTGGCCCGGCTGACCCACCTGCTGCGTGCCCACGAGCGCCACGGGCGGGGCTGGGCCGCGTCCGGCCTGGACGACGTGCTGGTCGAGGTCTCCGAGTCCGGCCTGCGCACCCGCGAGAACGTCGTGGTCCGCGACGCCTCCGGCGAGGTCCAGGCGTGGGGCAGCGTCCACGACCGCGCCGGCGGCCGGATGCTCTTCCTCCACATCGTCTCCCGGGACCTGCCCGAGGGCCTGGGCCGCTCCTGCTCCGACGTCCTCGTCGAGTGGGCGGTGGGGCAGGCCCGCGCCGTGGGCCGTGCCCGGGGGCTGGAGGTCCAGCAGATCGACACGGGCGCGTTCGCCGACGACGACCGCCAGCACCGCTGGCTCGCCGCGGCCGGATTCCGGTGCGTGCGCACCTGGTGGCAGATGAGCCGCCCGGTGACTCCGGACGAGGCCACGCTGGTGCCCTCGCCCGAACGCTGGGCGACCGACCGGGCCAGCTTCCGCCTGGTCCGCCGGGGCCGCGACGGCATGCCCGACGAGGACGACCTGCGCGAGGTGCACGACGTCCTCGAGGGCGCGTTCGTCGACCACTTCAACTCGTGGGCGGAGACCTTCGACGAGTTCGTGCACCGGCTCCGCGAGGACCCCGGCCATCGCTGGGACCACTGGTGGGTGGCCGAGGTCGACGACGGGGACGGCGTGACGCCGGTGGGTGCGCTGATCGGCACCCACTCGGAGTCGGCGAACGGTCCCGACGGGTCGTACGTGTCCTACATCGGCGTCCTGGAGGAGGCTCGCGGCCGCGGGGTCGCCAAGGGCCTGCTGCACACGGTCATCGCCGACGCCGCCGCCCGCGGCCGCGACCGCGTCACCCTCGAGGTCGACGCCGACTCCTCGACGGGCGCCGACGGCCTCTACGTCTCCATGGGCTGGCAGACCAAGTACGTCACCGAGTCCTGGCACCGCGACGTGCCGGTCACCGACGAGGGATGA
- a CDS encoding ABC transporter ATP-binding protein, with translation MDATRSAAPGDDSSPMIRLSGVGKTYADGTVAVHELDLEVARGELVCLVGPSGCGKSTTLKMINRLIEPSTGTIEIDGRDVTRQDPVELRRGIGYVIQQVGLFPHQRITANVMTVPLLCGESKATARERANHLLELVGLDPATYGERYPHQLSGGQRQRVGVARALAADPPVLLMDEPFGAVDPVVRVRLQDEFLRLQRELGKTVVLVTHDIDEAVRMGDRVAIFAAGGRLAQYATPVELLGHPADDFVADFVGAERGLRRLSVTPIDRAHLEPLDGVNAGELGAAIDLDSTLEEALALMLRDDRLMVGVRDGAQFVGVLTPNGVHRALRASLAQ, from the coding sequence ATGGACGCTACCCGCTCGGCGGCCCCGGGCGACGACTCCTCACCGATGATCCGCCTGAGCGGCGTGGGCAAGACCTACGCGGACGGCACGGTGGCCGTGCACGAGCTCGATCTCGAGGTCGCCCGTGGCGAGCTGGTCTGCCTGGTGGGCCCGTCGGGGTGCGGCAAGTCCACGACCCTGAAGATGATCAACCGGCTGATCGAGCCCTCGACCGGGACGATCGAGATCGACGGACGCGACGTCACCCGCCAGGACCCCGTCGAGCTGCGCCGCGGCATCGGCTACGTCATCCAGCAGGTCGGGCTGTTCCCGCACCAGCGGATCACCGCCAACGTCATGACCGTGCCGCTGCTGTGCGGGGAGTCGAAGGCGACCGCCCGCGAGCGGGCGAACCACCTGCTGGAGCTGGTCGGGCTGGACCCGGCGACGTACGGCGAGCGCTACCCCCACCAGCTCTCGGGCGGGCAGCGTCAGCGGGTCGGGGTGGCACGTGCGCTGGCGGCGGACCCGCCGGTGCTGCTGATGGACGAGCCGTTCGGCGCCGTCGACCCGGTCGTGCGGGTGCGGCTGCAGGACGAGTTCCTGCGGCTGCAGCGCGAGCTGGGCAAGACCGTGGTCCTCGTCACCCACGACATCGACGAGGCCGTGCGGATGGGCGACCGGGTCGCGATCTTCGCGGCCGGCGGACGCCTGGCGCAGTACGCGACCCCCGTCGAGCTGCTCGGGCACCCCGCAGACGACTTCGTGGCCGACTTCGTGGGCGCCGAGCGGGGGCTGCGCCGGCTCTCGGTCACCCCGATCGACCGCGCGCACCTGGAGCCCCTCGACGGCGTCAACGCCGGCGAGCTCGGCGCGGCCATCGACCTGGACAGCACCCTGGAGGAGGCCCTCGCGCTCATGCTGCGAGACGACCGGCTCATGGTCGGGGTGCGCGACGGCGCGCAGTTCGTCGGCGTCCTCACCCCCAACGGCGTCCACCGCGCCCTCCGCGCGTCGCTCGCGCAGTAG
- a CDS encoding ABC transporter permease: MTLPAALVTAAVSGREPPCYANTQEANEWLCWQYVEDRRSEILDALVWHVQITLAALVLATLLAFPLALLARRLPRAESWVLGSATAIYTIPSLALFPLFLPFTGISATTVVLGLALYALTVLVRAILDGLRSVPDEVRESAVGLGYGPGRLLLKVELPLALPVIVAGLRVATVSTVALTTVGSLVERTYGGLGRLIAHGVDADFRAELVTASVLCVLLALVLDAVLVLVQRLLTPWTRGTRT; encoded by the coding sequence GTGACCCTACCCGCGGCGCTCGTCACCGCAGCGGTGTCCGGGCGCGAGCCGCCGTGCTACGCCAACACCCAGGAAGCCAACGAGTGGCTGTGCTGGCAGTACGTCGAGGACCGCCGCTCGGAGATCCTCGACGCCCTGGTCTGGCACGTGCAGATCACCCTCGCCGCGCTGGTGCTCGCCACCCTGCTCGCCTTCCCCCTCGCCCTGCTGGCCCGCCGGCTGCCGCGAGCGGAGTCCTGGGTGCTCGGCAGCGCGACCGCGATCTACACGATCCCGTCCCTGGCGCTCTTCCCGCTCTTCCTGCCGTTCACCGGGATCTCGGCCACCACCGTCGTCCTCGGGCTCGCGCTCTACGCGCTCACCGTGCTGGTCCGCGCCATCCTCGACGGCCTGCGCTCGGTCCCCGACGAGGTCCGGGAGTCGGCGGTGGGCCTCGGCTACGGCCCCGGCAGGCTGCTGCTCAAGGTCGAGCTCCCCCTGGCCCTGCCCGTGATCGTGGCCGGACTGCGGGTCGCCACGGTCTCGACGGTGGCGCTCACCACCGTCGGCAGCCTGGTCGAGCGCACCTACGGCGGTCTGGGCCGGCTCATCGCACACGGCGTGGACGCGGACTTCCGCGCCGAGCTGGTGACCGCATCGGTGCTGTGCGTGCTCCTTGCGCTGGTCCTCGACGCGGTGCTCGTGCTCGTCCAGCGCCTGCTCACCCCGTGGACGAGAGGGACGCGGACGTGA
- a CDS encoding ABC transporter permease, translating to MNVFADAMAYLFDPASWRGYDGMLALLVEQLLLTLTAMLVATAVALPIALTLGHLGRGGFLAINVTNFGRAIPTFALLALFVVADPWGWTDGRFPGAGELGPYGRAGASTLVALALFALPPIVTNAYVAMREVPKEIVEAARGMGMTGRQLFLRVELPLALPLVVSGLRLALVQVWATATIAALVVGPGLGRVIVDGFDSEDYGKGIAGAVVVAVMALLLELTAALVERWVRPGDGRRAREVDGELSGAAPTVVPSASQGH from the coding sequence GTGAACGTCTTCGCCGACGCCATGGCCTACCTGTTCGACCCCGCCAGCTGGCGGGGGTACGACGGAATGCTGGCGCTCCTGGTCGAGCAGCTGCTCCTGACCCTGACCGCGATGCTGGTGGCGACCGCCGTCGCCCTGCCGATCGCGCTCACGTTGGGCCACCTGGGTCGCGGCGGCTTCCTCGCCATCAACGTGACCAACTTCGGTCGGGCCATCCCGACCTTCGCGCTGCTCGCGCTCTTCGTCGTCGCCGACCCGTGGGGCTGGACGGACGGTAGGTTCCCGGGCGCCGGCGAGCTGGGTCCGTATGGCCGCGCCGGCGCCTCGACCCTGGTGGCGCTCGCGCTGTTCGCGCTGCCCCCGATCGTCACGAACGCCTATGTCGCGATGCGAGAGGTGCCGAAGGAGATCGTCGAGGCCGCGCGCGGCATGGGCATGACCGGCCGGCAGCTGTTCCTGCGCGTCGAGCTGCCGCTGGCGCTGCCCCTGGTGGTGTCGGGGCTGCGCCTGGCCCTCGTCCAGGTCTGGGCGACCGCCACGATCGCGGCGCTCGTGGTCGGGCCGGGGCTCGGCCGGGTCATCGTGGACGGCTTCGACTCGGAGGACTACGGCAAGGGCATCGCGGGCGCCGTGGTCGTGGCCGTCATGGCGCTCCTCCTCGAGCTCACGGCGGCGCTCGTCGAGCGCTGGGTGCGGCCCGGCGACGGCCGTCGCGCACGCGAAGTCGATGGTGAGCTGTCGGGGGCAGCGCCTACTGTGGTCCCGTCGGCCAGCCAGGGCCACTGA